In the genome of Taeniopygia guttata chromosome 26, bTaeGut7.mat, whole genome shotgun sequence, one region contains:
- the LAMTOR5 gene encoding ragulator complex protein LAMTOR5 codes for MEATLEQHLEETMKSPAVVGVLCTDSQGLNLGCRGTLSDEHAGIISVLAQQAAKLTSDPTDTPVVCLESDSGNIMIQKHDSITVAVHKLLS; via the exons ATGGAGGCGACGCTGgagcagcacctggaggagaC CATGAAGAGCCCGGCCGTGGTGGGCGTGCTGTGCACCGACTCGCAGGGGCTCAACCTGGGCT GCAGGGGAACGCTGTCGGATGAGCACGCCGGCATCATCTCGGTGCTGGCCCAGCAGGCGGCCAAGCTGACCTCTGACCCCACGGACACGCCCGTGGTGTGCCTGGAGTCGGACAGCGG GAACATCATGATCCAGAAGCACGACAGCATCACCGTGGCAGTGCACAAGCTGCTGTCCTGA